The Halogeometricum borinquense DSM 11551 region TCGGTACGACGCTGTATATCGGTAGCACGGAGAGTCACGTCCTCGCATTCGATCTGGCATGACCCGCGCGGGTCGTCTTTGCTGCCGTGTTTGTGGTTACCGATACGTCTCCTCTCTTGTGACGCAAGCCGCAGATATGTTCGTTAATTCTGGCTAACCGGGCGTCGTGAGAAATAAAAATCGGCTCAAAAGCCCGTTTAAACGGGAGTAACCCGACTAAATTGGGCTGGACGGCTATCCCCATTGAAGTACCGATAGGCCATTCGACGACCTGTATGTCACGACAGACTCTCCAAGCGCTCCTCGTAGCCAGTGTGGTTCTCCTCGCTGGCTGTGCGGGTGGGATCTCCGGTTCACCCGGATCCCCGACAACGAATTCCCCAACTACGGACGCGGATCAGACCACCTCCTCACCGACATCAACGTCGCCTGACGCAGGTACGGTCGCCTTCTACATCAGTGACGAAGAGAACGCAATCAGCGACTTCCAGCATCTCAACGTGACCGTTACGCGCGTCGGCTTCGAACGCGCGGGTACAGACGGTGGCGGCTGGGCCGAACGCGAGGTTGACAACGAGACAGTCGATCTGACGACGCTCCAAGGCGCGAACGCCACGCTCGTTAATCAGTACACCATCCAGAATGGCACCTACAGCAAGGTGTTCGTGCACGTCAGTAACGTGAACGCGACGCTCCAGAACGGTGAACAGGTACGCGTGAAGCTCCCGAGCGAGAAACTCCAACTCACGAACGATTTCACCGTCACCAGCGGCTCCGATGTGGACTTCGTCTTTGACATCACGGTCCACAAGGCTGGCAACAGCGGAAAGTACATTCTCAAGCCGGTCATCAGCGAATCCGGAACCGACGTTCCGATCAAACCGACCGGTAACGAAGAACGGCGTGAGGACCTGAAACTCCAGTTCGTCGGCAATCTCTCGCAGAGTGCGAACGCCACTGTTGAAGTCACCCGCGACGGAGAGGCGGTTGCGAACGCGACCGTCCTCGTCAACGAAGAGGATGTCGGCACGACCGATTCGAACGGCCGGGTTACGTTCGGTGTCCCTCGTGACGAGAACCTGAAAGTCACGGTCACGAAAGATGACCACCAGGCCGAACTCGAAGTGACGCTCGACCACGACAGCGAAACAGATAACCAAGCAGGTGAGAAAGCCGATGCGGAACTGAATGCAACGTTCGTCGGCACTGTCTCACAAGGCGAAAATGCGACGCTGAGCGTGACGCAGAACGGTAGTGCTGTCGAGAACGCGACGGTCGTCGTGAACGACGAGACTGTTGGAACCACCGATACGGATGGCAAACTCACAGTTGCAGTCCCCAACGCGGACACCCTGACGGTGGTTGCACAGGTTGACGATGCGGAGGTCGAACTCGAATACGAATTCGAGTCCGACGATAACAGCTAAGCGCCGCGTATCCTTCCGGCTATCTCTTTTTTCTACGCGGTCGGCAGTACGTCATGCGATACTGACCGCCGGTGACGGTACTGATAGAGCGTTTTCCAATTACCGCTGTAATTCTGTTTCAAATTCCGTCACGTTGCTCATATTTCTCATCCCCAGCCCCAAACCGTTTGATGCTGTCGTCCGTCTCTCTACATTATGGTCACTGCCTGCAAGTACCACGAACAAACGAAACATACTCCAGAACGCGTCCGAACTAACACGTTCTCGCTCGATTTCGAGAATAAACCGCGACCATACAAGATCTACGAGGACATCTCACAGATTTCGCTCGGGGAGTCACTCCAGTCACTCGACAAACCAGCGCTAGCTGCAATCGCCACTTCGTCACCTGAACCACGTCTGGATGCTGATCCGCCATCGCTCGACGCGCAGTCGCTCCAAACGCTCTGTCACTATGCGACAGGTGTGACCAAGACGTTGAAAAGGCGGGGCCGGAAAATGCGCTTTCGGGCCGCTGCCTGTACGGGAAAGCTCTACCACGTTGATCTCTATGCCGTCATCGGTGCTGTCGATGGTCTTGATCCCGGCGTCTACCATTTCGATCCGGATACCGAGTCGTTTGACGTGCTTCGGGTGGGTGATTATCGCGGTGTACTCGCACAGGCGACAGACGACTTCTCGGCGGTTGCGAACGCACCGATGACGTTCGTCGCTACCTCTCAGTGGTGGCGTAATGCGTGGAAGTATCGCAACCGAACCTACCGTCACGCGTTCTGGGATTCCGGGACGATTCTCGCTACTCTGCTGGCTGTCGCATCTGCTCTCGGCCACGAATCGTCGGTCGTCGCCGGTTTCGCGGACGAACCTGTGGTGCGTCTGCTCGGTATCGATCCGGAAGAAGAAGCGCCGCTCGAACTTGTGCCGGTCGGGTCCGGGAGTCCAGCACCGGACGCACAGGACATCGAACAGATCGACCCCGACGAAGTCCCGCTGTCGGATCATGTCGTTGCATACCCGCTCGTCTTTGACGCTTGGCGACAGAGCACACTTGGGGATAATGAGGCCGTCCGTGCGTGGCGTCAGCAGTTCACCGAGGTTGACGACCACGCGTTTGGGACACACGACCGGGGCGATGGCCGACTGGTCACACTTGACCCCGTTGACACTTCGACCGCGTCCAGTCGTCCAGTCACGACGACCATCGAACGTCGCGGATCGCTGCGTGAGTACAGTCATGACGCTATTAGCGACCGCAAAGTCGCCACGATTCTGGACCGGGCGCTCAGGGGCGTTCCAACCGATTGCGGCGAGGCCGCTTCACACCTCGTGGATTACTACTGCCTCGTTCACGCCGTCGAGGGTATCCCGAGCGGCGCGTACCAGTATCATCCCGAAGCAACCGTTCTCGAACGCCTCGGTGAAACCAGCCGGCAAACCGCTGGTCATCTCGCACTCGACCAAAGCGTCGTCGGCGAGGCCGCTGTAAACGTGTACATAATGGCGGATGTTGACTCCATCGTCGAGCAGGTCGGTAACCGTGGCTATCGACTGGCACAACTGCTGGGCGGTATCAGCCTTGGACGACTCTATCTTGCGACGTACGCTCATCGGACGCTGGGTGGACGCGGCTTCACGTTCTACGATGACCTAGTCTCCGAACATCTCTCGCCACGTGCAGCGAACCAGACTCCGATGACGCTTTTTGCGTTCGGAAAGCGAGTGGAATAGGTACTTCGTCGATGGTGAATGAGTATGAGTTGTTAACCTAGTTTCACCGGTGGAGGAAGCATTCTCCACCACCCAATACGAGATAGAAGACGACGTAGAGGGATGTAAGTCCACTCGCATAGAATCCGAGACCGAACACGGTTTCAGTGGTTAGGATACCGTTCACGAGACCGTAAGCGGCCCACCCGAAGACGATGAGGCTGAGTATCGAAAGCGGAGAGTGAAGCCTTCGGATATAGCCAGCATTCACCGATGTGTATCTTGGGGCGATTGCCAACGTATTCTCTAAGATACGAAAAATAACTCCAGCTACACTAGATTTCTGCATTCAAGCTATAATTTTACACTGTGACACCACTATCGTTGTAATCAATTGGTAGTTTTGATCCTCCTTTTTGGCATGTAAAATACTATCTCCAGTTGACCCAATACAGTACCTGTTTTTGAATTTGATCCAAAAATAACATGCTCTGTACAGCATCTTCCGAAAACGACGAGAGACGCGACCCTACGCGTTCACGGACAAAATAAAACAAGAACTGCGTTAGTCGTCGGCGGTCGATGCGATATTCTTGCGGAGGTCGTTCTCGATTGCTTCGAGAGAGCGACCTTTCGTCTCCGGAACGAGTGCGTAGGTGAAGACAAGGGCAACAAGGCTACACACACCGAAGACCCAGAACGTCGATGGCGTTCCGAGATTAGCGGTCATCACCGGGAACATGAGCGACACGAGGAGATTCGCGCCCCAGTTGGCGACGGTAACTATCCCCATTGCACTCCCGCGGACGGCAAGCGGGTAAATCTCGGAGATGAGGAGCCAGAAAACCGGTCCAAGTCCGATGGCGAAAAAGGCCACGAACAGCATGAGGCTGACCGTTGCGATGATACCGAGTCCACCCGAGAATCCTGGTAGGTAGAAGACGGCACCGAGGATTCCCAGTGTGACGACCATGCCGCCGACACCGGTGAGGAGGAGCGCCCGCCGACCGACGCGGTCGATGAGCGCGATTGCAACGATAGTCATCACGACGTTGATAACCCCGATGCCTACCGTTGCGAGGATCGACGTTGCATTTCCGAACTCGGTCGATTCGAGGATTGTCGGTGCGTAGTAGATGACGGCGTTGATGCCGGTCACCTGCTGGAAGACGGCGAGTCCGAGGCCCACTACGAGCGCCGGACGGAGCCACGGTTCGAGGAGGTCGCGCAATCCGGTATTCGATTGCTTCGAGACGGTTCCACGAATCTCCTCGAGTTCTTTTTCGACGTCGCCACTTCGCGTCTGCTGGAGGATAGCACGTGCTTCCGCTTCCTTACCGTGCTCGAAGAGCCAGCGCGGGCTCTCCGGCATTTTGAGGATTCCGATAGCGAGGATCACGGCAGGGACCATCCCTGCTCCGAGCATGGCTCGCCACGATTCGCTATCGGCGAGGGCGAAGTTCACGAAGTACGACGAGAGGATGCCCACAGTAACCATAAGCTGGTTCAACGACGTGAGCGCCCCGCGGATTTTGGGCGGTGCGATTTCCGAAATGTAGAGTGGGCCGACAATCGAGGCGAATCCGATTGCGACGCCGTCGATAAGTCGTCCAGCTACCAGTACCGGAACGTTTGGCGCAACCGCCATCGTGAGCGACCCGATGAAGAAGACGATTGCACTGATCAGGATGAGCCGTCGGCGACCCAGTCGGTCTGCGAGTTTTCCACCGACCGCAGCGCCAACTGCTGCACCCGCCATTGCACCGCTGACGACAATCCCCTCCACCAACGAGGACATCGTGAATTCATTTTCGATAAACAGGAATGCTCCCGAAATGATCCCTGTATCGAACCCGAACAATAGCCCGTTGAGAGCGGCCAACGCGGCGGTGACGTACACGAATCGACCACCACCTCCGCTCAGAATGTCCTGTATATTAGAGGTTGACATTATGGGACTCCATCCCAATAGTTACTACATTAGTTAAGAAATCTTTTGATTCATTATCAATGTATAATTGTGTGGATCTATCTCATTTTTTAATGAGAGTGAGTTATCACCAATCCTATTGTAAACACGACTAGCACTGATTACAAAATCTCATTTCACGAACCAGTATTGGTCTGTTGACAATAGAATCTTCGTGTTCGATAACGCCGTACGCAGACGTGTCGAATTCTCCCCTATATTGGTCTAGGGAGTGGATCATACTTTCATACAGGATTTCTAGAAATAGTAATGCTGATTTGTATTCTGAACTTTACTATCCCATTCTCAGATGATGTCTTTAGCGGTGATGGGACGTAATCAGGTTCCCCGGCAAAGAGTAGCTACTAGCAGTGAACCAGAATACAAACGACCAAACCACGTGTGAACAAATACACCGTACTGATGTCGGACAGTGTCGTGACTCGCGTTGCAACTTTGGTTGATGAATATCTCCTGATCTGGGTACTTCTCTCAGTCGGCGTCGGGCTGGCCGTCCCGTCAGTAGCAGTTCTTACGCCACTGTCGACGCCAATTCTGGCGGTTATGATCGGTGCGGTTTCACTAACACTTGCTCCCGAGCGATTTCGTCAACTTCGCAGTCCGGTTTTGCTCACGATTCTCGTCGTGCAGACTGGGATGCCCTTGCTTGCGTTTGCCATTGCCCGGACGTTTGGCCTTTCCCCTGCACTTACGGCCGGATTTGTGGTCCTTGGCGCAGTGACGCCCGAACTCGTGACGCCAACGATGACTGAACTCAGCGGGGGCGATACCGCCCTCGCAACGGTCATCCTTGTCGTTGTCGGCCTCGGTACACTCGTGTTCGTTCCTGGGGTCGTCACCGTTTTGCTGGGCGCATCGGTTTCGGTTGATCCACTGCTAATCGTCGAACAGTTGTTGCTCGCTGTGGTTCTCCCAATGAGTCTTGCGGTCGGGGTCCGATACCGGTGGTCAGACCGCATCGGACAGTATGACGACCTCTATCCGTCGGTGTCGGGACTCATGGTGATTCTCATCATCGGAATCGTCGCTGCAGCGAACGCATCGCTCGTTCGTAATGGCGGTGCAGTACTCCGCTTGGTCACGCTCGGCGCAGTCGTTCTCAATTGTACTGGTTACGCTACCGGGTGGCTCGTGGGTTGGAACTTCACTCGTGAAGAGCGTATCGCTGCGACGCTTTCGGTCGGGATGCGTGACTTCGCCGTGGCGGCCGCCCTGCTTGTCGGAGCGGGCTTTCCGACGGCGGCAACACTCCCAGCGGTCGTCTTCGGGATCATCGAAATGACGACGAGTGCGGGACTCGCAAAGTGGTTCAGTCGACCACGCTGAACGTTATACGCAACTTTCCTGCTCATCTGCCCACTCAAGGAGGGGATCGAGTTTCTCGCGGAGTTCATCACCCCTCTCGGTGAGTTCGTACTCGACACGAGGTGGAATCTCCGCGTACTGCTCTCGGGAAAGGTATCCCCTCTCGACAAGTTCATCTAGGCGGGTCGATAGCGTCGAACTGCTAACTTCTCCGAACGTCTCCGCTATCTCGCCATATCTGGCTGGTCCGATTGCTCCGACGACACAGATCACTTGCATCGCGTATCGGCGACTGAGCAGTTCCATCACTCCACCTAGCGGGCAGTAGCAGTTGGTCTCGGTAGTCTGTACATCTGGCGTGTCATCCGATGAGGCGGGTGTTTCTGCCATAGCTTTCAACGGCCGTACTTAGTCTAATACTTCGGACTTGACAGTATAAGTATTCCCGTATTCAAAGTAACGACGTATTATGGGTCAAAACGACTCGTCACGAGAGGTCGCGTGTGAGCTGACAGAAGAACAAGAGAAAGAGCGGAGCGAGGAAGTCCGCTCACGTCTCATCACCAACTACGTTGGGGTTGAGGAATCTGAAGATGGCCTGAAAATACGGTTCGAAGGGACTGAGGAGTCGCTCCTAGCGGCCGCTCGATTCATATCCTCGGAGTTGAAGTGTTGTGCGTTCGCCGAGTACGAGATAACGGTGTCGCCACCGTACGAGGAGACGGCTCTGACTATCACTGGCCCTGACGGGACGCGAGAGATGTTCCGAAACGGTCTAGTTGCTCGACTGGAGGCAAAGAAGCCGTAGGCGTACTTCTGTCCAGTTGAGTGCTCTGAGCGGGTGTTGATGGAGTAGGATCTGGAACCCTACAGCAGTAGTATGGTGTTCTCTTACGGCTCTACCTGCTGAATAATGCTGTGGCAGTTATTCTCTAGCACGGCAATTTATGGCTATAGCCAGCGTACAATCAGAACACCATGGTCCGGTGTTACCTCTGTGATGCGCAGTGTGCAACCGGTGGTGGGGTGTTCGTTTGCGAACACTGCGGGTGCTGTTGTCACCAGCACTGCATCGAAAACTACGAGGCGGATACCTGCCCGAAATGCGTGGGTGACCCCGTGATCGGCGCTCACGAATTGTGAGATTCAAGATCACGGCTTCGCCCGCAACTCCGGGTATGGACGCTCTGCCTGCGGTGTTCTCAGTTACATCTATCGCGTTCCGCGGGTCTGAAACCCGACTCGGAACTGTCTACGACGTGATGATCGAGGCGAGTTCCTCGCGGTCGAACAGTTCGCCCGAGAAGGTGTCTGGGAAGTATCCGGTCGCGTACCGCTCGACGAGGAACAGGTGATGCAGCGGGCCGGGATAGATCGGACCGCCGCGGAACACCTTCCCGTTCTTGACAGCCCGGAGTTCGGAGGCGACCTCGTGGTTTTTCATGAACTTGACAACCGTGTTCTCGAACTCCTCGCGCGTCTTCTGCTCGTGACCGCGCAGAAGGATCGAATCGGGATCGATCTCCAGAACCGTTTCGTAGTCGATCGTCCCTCGGTTGCTCTCTGAGAGGCCGTCGATGCCCGTCCCGGAGAGTGCGTCTGTGATACCGACGTCGTGGAACGCCTTCTTGTTCGTCCCCTTCCCGCTCAGGCGGGCTGGGTAGAACGTTTCCGGTTCGTTACTTCCTTGCCAGCAGAGGAGCGCGTTCGGCCGACTGTTTGGTCCCGGGAGTTTCGTCTGAATGTCCGTAATATACTGATCGTGGAAGGATTTGAGACGCGAGAATTTCTCTTGTTCTTGATGGACTTCCGCTACTTTTTCGAACGCATCGTACAGCGTGTAGTACCGGTAATCGTGCCATTTGTCCGTCCGCCTAAAGATGGTGTTTCCGAAGAATGGGGACACCTTCTCGCTGATCTCCTCGATATCCGCGGCGTCAAGGCCAAACGTGTTATTTTTGATGAGCCACTGGGGGTCGATCATGTGGAGATCGCTATCGAGGTCGTAGAATATCTCCTTGGAGATGCCGGCGTCGCCGACTAACTTGGTTAGCGACTCCTTGTCGATGCTGACCCCGTCGAGTTCAGTGTAATGGTTGGTGTGGTACCGCGAGGGAAGCCCCATGCTGTTAATCGTATCCCCGTGACCGAGCGCAACTGCCATGTCGGCGTAACCCGGGAAGTAGTGGGCGACCGATTCCGGTGGCTTCTCGAGTGTCACATCACCGGTCGGTGACATGCTCACCGTATAACTCGTGTCCTCCGGGGTGCTCGTCGCCGTTTTGCCCTGACTCGTGCTCGTCGATGTATTCGTCTCCGTGTTCCCCTCTCCCCCGGAACTGCTACAGCCGGCCAGACCGGCTGCCAGTGCGCTCGCGCCGACACCAATGAACTGCCTTCGGTTTATGTCCATACGGTTTAGGGTTGCCTAAATGTATATAAACCCGTCGAAGTTTAGGCAGACCAAATATAGACAAAGAGACACTTCAGAGGGATAACATTCAGTGGTTCGGGACTACAGCGAAACACGGAATCTGATCATGATTTCATCCGGATTGGTAATCTCGAAATCCCCTGTCGCCCGGCACGCCCCCCTCGAAGACGATGCTGACCTACTCTACGATAACTGCACCTTTCATCCCGAGCGGCCCATGTGGTTCGCAGGCGTACAGGTACGTACCGGGCTCGTCGAACGTATTCTCGAAGTGTACTCCTGGTTTATCCACGAGTTTCTCGGATTTAATGTCGGCATTCTTGAACACTACGTTATGGGGGGTTCCTTCGTCGGACCACTTCCACTCGACCGTCGTTCCGGCTGCTATCTTCAGGACCGGCGGATCGAAGGCGAAGTGTCCGCCGTTCCCCTCGGCACCGACGGTGACTGTGGCCGTGTTAGTCTCTGTCCTGTCGGCGATGTTCCCATCGAAGTTACTGCTATCGACGACCCACTTATCTACGGTTTCATTCCCAGTTGACGGTGGCTCTTTGACGATAATGGCACCTTTCATTCCGTCGTCACGGTGGGGTTCGGAAACAAAGCGATACTCGCCCGGTTCCTCGAAGATGTAGTGATAGGACGTTCCTCGCTGTGCGTTCGTCCGGCCACTGTCGAACGTCCCATCGAGAGAAACGACGTTGTGTTGTTCACCGTGACCCGTCCAATCCCAAGTGACAATCGTCATGGGCGCGATCTCGATTGCCGGCGGACTGAATGCTAGTTTTCCATCGACGAGTTTTCCGACTGCGATGGTCGGTCGTGATCCCGGGCCGTACCGCCTAATGTCGCCGTCGTATCCGTTTGCATTCGACAGCCATTCCTTTAATGACTCCGCTGGAGCCGATTCGGATGCCTCGGTGGTCGCTGGTTTACTAATGGCGTTGCCGATAGATTGATTGCGATTACTGCTGGTTGAACAGCCGGCGACAGCCACAATGCTAGCGAGAGCAGCGCTTTGCAGGTATTGTCTGCGTGTGGGGGACCGATTCATTGCAATTCCCTCATCGCGTATCTGAAAAACAACAACTACGACGGTTGCCAGATTCTGAAAATTGATGTCCACCCACTTATGTAGGGGATTTCACACTAAACAAAAGCGATTCGGTTTAGTCACGCTATCAGGATACGATTCCCTCGTTTATTCAGCAGTTGCGCTGTACTCGTTGAACTCGCCGATCAGGTTGAACACGGCTTGGAAGTTGTCTATCCAATTGATTGCTAAATATCTCTATTTTGTATCGATTGAACCGGGTTTTCACAGCAAATGACGACAACATCCTCTTGCTATCTTTTTACAAATATAACAATGCAGTAATGTAATTGGGATTTAGTTTCCTCATCAAATACATTTTTTACTGTCACTATTCCAACGTATACTGGAGCACAATGGTAAAAAGACGGTCAGTACTGAAAGGAATCGGTGTCTCGATTGGACTAATGGGTGTCGGTGGCGTTGGCTCTGCACGCGAGCGTACTGATAACGATGGTTCAGGTCCTCCCGGTACTGCCGGGGTTGCTAACGAAGAGCGACTTCCGATACACGCTGAGGGGAAACTGATCCACAAGATCACCCCGAATCCGGACTCAGAGGGAGAATACAGGTACGAGCGGACGTTCAAGAGTCCGGACCTCGCGGAACGATACGGGGACCCTACGTTCACGTACGAGACGATTTCGGTTCCCAAAGAGCAGGTACGTGAGGAGGTACGAAACGGGGAGAGATCAACGTACGTTCAGCGGACTCAGCAGGTTATCGGGACCGCTCAGGAGCAGCGGAACGCCGAACGCGAAATCTGGAATAAGAAACCCGAAGGCGGGGTCCAGCCTCAGCACATCCCTCCCCTCGATGGAAACGTTCCGCTGTATCATTACAAAAAGGAGTCGGACGCCGAGGACATGCAGAACCGCGGCGCACCGTTGAACGTCGCGTGGGAGACAGAAGACTCCCAGTCGATTAAGAATCATATGGAAAACGGTAACGGTGGCGGAAGGTGGCTTCCGGCCAGTCCCATCACGGCCATCATTCGCCAGAACCGGTACGTCAACCTCCCGGATGGCGGAACAAAAAGTAATGATACGCACGTCATGCGGTGGGTCCCTAACGCTCTCTGTACCACTAAGCAGTACCATATTCGCCTGTACGACGTGCCCTTCGACGACATCAAAGCAGTCGGTCAGGCCCATCGGGATCCCTGCGATCACGGGAAAATCCCGTTCCTCGATGCGAACTTCAAACTCGACAAAGCGAGAGAAGCCGTCGTCGGATTCTGGGGAGACGGACACTCCAACATCAACCACGAGAGTACCGATATCGGTAATACGAGTAACAAGTTTGGCTCACACAGCGGGACATGGGCGTACTTCGATGAAGACTAGCTACGGGTAGGGATCCAGACAGTAAATAACTATTTTTCCGCAGGGGTCTCACGGTCCTTCTCCGTAGAGAACGAGTAGTACTGTAAGAAAGAAGAAGGTGGACACCAAGAGGAGTGAAAACCCGATCCACCGTCTATTTGAGGGCTGTACGTACACGGCGTATCCCGCAACTACAGGGAGGGTAAAGTGTATGAGAATGTCGATGTACGAGGCCGAGTTAGGAAGTCCGCTCGGGTGAAGAGTTAGAACGGTGAGTACCACGGAAAGGACAGAGAGCCCAAGACTAAGGACTGTGAGCCGCGACTGGACTCCGACAGCCGCCGCAGTGAGTGCTGCGTATAGGAAGTAAGAAAGAAACCTTGCTCCCAGTACGAGAGCAACGATTTCTGGGTTTGTGAACTGCTTTGAGAACCACTCGAACATACTCCGATTATGTATTTATATAATCATATCTTTTCTGTACTTTGACTGCCGCTGACCGTGTAACTAGTTCACGGGGCGATTCGATGCTCCAGCGACTGACGCTGTGACAAGTTATTAATACACAATCGACATTGATTGACAATGGTAATGATGCTACTTCAACAAGAGCCTCTTTTTGACCCACAGCAGTACATCTCACCGCTCGTCAGTGCTGTCACGACGGTCGTATTGTTCATCGTCGTGTTCGCCGTTATCTATCTACTCGGGAAGTACTTCCTCACCCGAGCGGTAGAACGCACTCTCGAACACCGTGGCTTCGATGAGACGCTTATCAGCCTTGCCGTGAGTACGACTGTTGTAATCACTGGCGTCGGTGCGGTCGCACTGGCTGCGACAGTCGCTGGTTTCGGTGTCGTCCTCGCGGCGTTCGCAACCTTGGCTGGTGCGCTCGCACTCGCAGTCGGTTTCGCGGCGCAGGATCTCATTGCCAACTTCGTCGCTGGGGTGTTTATCATCCAGGACGAACCGTTCTCGGTCGGCGATTGGATCGAGTGGAGCGGGAACAGCGGTGTCGTTCGTGAAATCCAACTGCGAGTGACGAAATTGGACACGTTCGACAACGAGCGGATCACCGTCCCAAACAGCGACCTCGCCAACGCAGCAGTGATCAATAATGTGGCGAACGACCGCCGCCGGGTGTCTGTCGGCTTCGGAATTGGATATGAGGATGACATTGCGCAGGCACGGGATGCGATCATTGACGAAGGATCGCGTATCGGTGGCGTCCTTGACGACCCTGAACCAACTGCCCCCGTCACGGAGTTAGGTGACTCTGCCGTCGTGCTCTCCGGACGCATCTGGATCGATCCCGACGAAAGTAGCTACGGGGCAGTCCGTGCGCAGTTCGTTGAGGCGGTCAAGGAGCGCTTCGACGCCGA contains the following coding sequences:
- a CDS encoding mechanosensitive ion channel family protein, with amino-acid sequence MMLLQQEPLFDPQQYISPLVSAVTTVVLFIVVFAVIYLLGKYFLTRAVERTLEHRGFDETLISLAVSTTVVITGVGAVALAATVAGFGVVLAAFATLAGALALAVGFAAQDLIANFVAGVFIIQDEPFSVGDWIEWSGNSGVVREIQLRVTKLDTFDNERITVPNSDLANAAVINNVANDRRRVSVGFGIGYEDDIAQARDAIIDEGSRIGGVLDDPEPTAPVTELGDSAVVLSGRIWIDPDESSYGAVRAQFVEAVKERFDAEGLDMPYPNTELSGGIEVTNVGAGEEATGD